TCGCGACAGAATTCTAGATATAGCCTAGACTATCGCGTCCATTAAttagaaaaggaaaaaaaaagaaaatgccaaaATAATAACTATAAGTTCCATTCTTACTTACTTAATAAATCAGTTTAGAGAAGTCATCTTTAACTTACTACCATGTGCATCGgataatgtttttattgattagatattgtttttgttatagcAACATGTAAATTACGCTTGTGCGGGATATTTTGTGTATCTTTACACCATGTATATATGAATGGAAGAGCTTATATGGCAGTACGTGCATAATGTTTATCATAAACCTAATACCTAATGTTTGTTTCAGGTTACGCTGCAGGACAGCTTTATTTACACACATCATTCACTAATCGACATGGCGGCCCTTCAAATTTACTGTGCATGCCAGGTGATCCGGAACTAACAAATATATCCGGGAATGGTACCAGCTTATTATATGGCGCAGAGTATCAGGAAAATATACTTAAACCGGATGCTCACGACGAAGATGTTCCATGTGCAGTCTGCAGAAACACAAAGACCCAAAACACATTAATGATTCCTGGTAGAAAGTCTTGCTATTCTGGTTGGCAAAAGGAATATCAAGGTCTAGTTGTTTCTGGTCATCTTGCATACAGTGCTTCATCATACTTATGTTTGGATAAAGACCCAGAATATGTTCCTGGGGGACATGTGAATAATGATGGTAGTTTACTCTATGTAACTACAACTAAATGTGGTTCTTTACCATGCCCTCCCTACACTAATGACAAAGCTATCAATTGTGTAGTTtgttctaaataaaaatgtatgtgtttATTATTCTTATTTAGTATAGAGGttttatgttttctattttcCCCATATCAATTTCAAGTTTTCGGTTGGTGTAGTTTACAAAAAAGTTGAGGTCTCATCAAATTGGAACTTAGTGTAAATgttcattttgatttgaattttcaCGTTAAATGCCAAATTGGGGTTTAATCCCTAATTTCAAATTCACTGAACATTGAAACATAACAGTGCAAGCGAGGCGTTGTCCTATATAGACTTATACTCTTGCAATATTTCTATTGTCTCAAGCATTATTAATCTATGCCCACTTAATGTAAACTAACTTAGTTTGACTTTctcaaaaccaaatatagtcATTAATTGGTTAAATATAGGGCAATTAATTCCTCCAAggaaatgatttaaatttaGTAATACAATAACAGACAATATTTCTCTAGGGAACAGATGAACATTGCCATGCGTTTTGTTGTATTGAGCCTTTTTGTGTCTTATTCTGGTAAGTTGTTCTATTTTTCCAGTAATGTCTGTTTGATATATTATACTTTGCGAGGCttagaatatttaaaagacGCGAAAAATTATATCGAAAATCCAAAactataattactttttttattagatagATTTGAAATGTTCTAAAGCAACATTAAAAGCTATATAAGATCAGCATGGACTAacacattgaaataaatttgacaaatatcaaatgaattcTTTAAGAAATATATGGAAAACAAATACAGAGAAACGAGTGGAACTGATTgttaataaataacaataatgaAATAATCAGGTTTGGCaagttgtttctttaaaaaaaaaaacaatgcaaaaacaCGATATTTATGACACTGTTGCATTTTGCCATCAATTACACCTTAATTAAAGGTTTGTCTATGCTTGCACATTATATGGTAAAAAGGGTTTGTTACAAAAAAACATAGCTTTAAACCTATATATTGGCATATGTTCAAGGACAAgctttattaaaagaaaagaaacaatcaTATGTAGGTcagataaaagtaaaaatatttccTTATAGATAAGTTTTCGAACtaaaaatacttataattatagattaatAGAGTTAATTGCCTCAAAGTTTGAAGTGTTTTGACTGAATTAACTGTCAAAGTTTATTTTACGTACATGATTCATTATGCATGAATCCGAGTTATTCTGTCGAAGGTCGATATTTCTCATTTGGTACCCCGACTTCTTCCTGCATTGAAATATGACgccataaaatatataagaatgctgcaagtggcattacacaccaACAAATGACCAACCACCTTGAATTATATTATCAGCTTTCTATGACAAGAGGAACATAactcttaaaaaatatttcaaaccgAAATAGATATAGTAATTCTAGAATTATCATTCATTTTactaacaaaataacaaatacacatGTACAACAAAGTATCATAGATATAGATTgaagtggtatgagtgccaataagacaactctccaaccaagtcacactttataaaagtaaaacagtATAGGTCGAGGCACGTTCTTCAACGTGGAGCCGTGGCTCACacaaaacagcaagctataaaaggcccccaaaatactagtataaacccattcaaacgggaaaatcaacggtcatatgtatataaaaagggAAACGAGAAACTGTCTATTAATTTGTGCGTGTTCTGAATTTATTAAGTCAAGCTACACTTTAAATCAGGGTCTTTCTTCATTGGACTTCCTGAAAGTAATTGGACAAGGAGTTTCCAGATGTGTTCACTTGCGGGGATAGACGAAATCAAcaacattgatatatttaatgaatCATCGGTGATACATAAAGTGGGAAAAGCTTGGACAGGAACAGctattaaatacacaaaatggGCAGCGTTTATAGGTTTGACTTATATCTCAAACACAAAAAGTCTTAAACCATTTTATACATgctaaattcatttttgttacggACTACTTAATTTTTGCCTTACTTTATTTGATTACTTTGTTTCAATATTGGGatacaaaaatcaaatgaacGAGAGCTTCACATACATGGCTTAATTATTGatgaaaagattaaaaaaaaatacggaacaaTACATTTTGAACACCACAAGCtacacaaaatatttcaattaaactcGTAGCTCAAGCTATTTTATCGTTCAGATATATTTTCCATTGTCACCGATTTTTTATAGAGAAAAAAGCCGATTCAAGTCAATTTTGGGAAAAATTATGCTTATTTTCCCTATTTAAAGGTCTATAGATGTAGATAGTGTTATAAATCACTCCTCTAATATCTCCCTCTTAATCTCAATCAGATATTGTCACTCATCTTTTTGTGTGCTCAATGCCAATCTGACAAGGACAACCCTTTTCAACtgcattttgttgtttttcatatGCGGTGTTACTCCACTGTCCTAATTGGaagatatatatcatttattctGGTATCACCTAAGTTGGACAaaggtatacagaaaaacacatcagtttacattacattacataTAAGTACATTTGTTGAGGAAGCATTAAATATGAGTTTTTTTACAACGGTATGATTAGTATAGCCGACAGGTTAACATCAGAGAGAATCCAGTTTGTCATTTATAATTCTAATAAATTGGCACAATTTTCGGAGTTTCGATTTCTGTTTTTTGGTTCATAATAGTATTGAATTTTATAACATTACAGTTCGTTAGGTATTTGTTGTCAATATGTAGTGTTCTATCTGTCAGGAGACTGCTGCATTCCATTACATAGTGGTATTCATCACCTATCGCAACTCTGCATAACGGACACTTTCTCTGTTCTCGGGGAAGATAAAGAGGGTTGAGGACTCACGATTATTTTGTGTTAACCTCATGGAATGTGGTTTAGGGGTCCAATCTACCATCCTTCATAAccgttttgtttattgttgtagcataaatcaggccgttgaTTTTCTAAGttgaattattcaaattttattacgcAGTGGCTTTTTGTGtggtattgatttttatattttaattagttaAATCATACGTCGACCCACCATTGTTCACATATTTCCTTACATAAAAGTTTGTAATCCTGACTCGCGTTTTGACTACAAAAGACTCCtgagtgacgctcgaataaaaaaaaaaatgtcaaataaataacaaaatttcgAAAGATTTTGCTAAACTCAGCTGATGTAATCTTTTCTTTGTGTAGTGAATACTTATTATACTAGTTTcgaattaaatttattattatgttaattagtaattatgaccatataaaTTTATGTCATGTCAGTGGTGCTGACTAAGTACTCGAATGGCGATACTACAGGGGAACAACCTCTGCAAGTAgtagcatcgacccagtggtagactttggttgatagttgtttcattgataaTTTGATCTTTGGTTTCTCATAGTTATTTTTGTACAACATTATCACATCCActtatgtttgatttttataatggctgttgttttctgttttaatatcttttgtTGTTTACCCGTcaaaatgttttgcaaattGTGAACCACTCAactcaaaaaatgaaaaaaaatagacttTTAGAGTAAAACATTGGCAAGGTTAATGAACAATATGATGATTACAATACAATTAACCACAATGTAcaatatgttttttgtattcttaattACATCCCTACTCTACAAGTGGGGcctttattacattttatttttcccTTCGTCGATTCACTCGTTCtttcaaaacaaacatttcCGATATACTTTTCTTCGAATTTACAGAATTAACAGAATAAATTCATGTTTGGTCGACAGATTGACAACCgttatgtttttgtaaataagTAACGTGTGAGCACTTTTCAGATCTGCCGtctcatttaaataattttcatcatCTTTATTCATcacaaatcaatattttttgtgtacatGCTTGATAATAGGTTGCGGAAGCAGATATTCATCCTTTGGTTCTGGGAGAAGTATCCAAACAATTGAAGATTGTTTACAATATTGTTCTGGTTATTCATCCTCTTTATACTTTGTTATCAAGGTAAGTcaataatcataaatgataaaaaaaaaaaaaaaaaaaaaaactagaaaagTATTATAACGACACATACGTCATCGAGTTATCTGGCATTAACTCTTATCTTATCATCAAGATGGGTCTTAATAActtacacaaaaataaaaaaaataaaatcttcaaaGAATACACCCAATAAACAAATCTACGTTAAAATCTAAATGACTTTAATGAATCTAGCAACCGACAATCCGAACGGTGTGTGTCTACATGCAGTAATAATAACTGAATATCGCAGGTAATAACAGAACAAATCTTATCAACCATTGCACATATAAACAGTCAATTTGATATGAACACACACGTTCCTTCAATATcctcatattttttaaactttattagtGAACTGCCATTTACTTCAGTTGATTATTGCAAAGTAAAGGGAAATAACCATtatgtatataaa
The genomic region above belongs to Mytilus trossulus isolate FHL-02 chromosome 7, PNRI_Mtr1.1.1.hap1, whole genome shotgun sequence and contains:
- the LOC134727183 gene encoding short-chain collagen C4-like; this encodes MEAMKLAFYLIWLIRSIVIGENSKRLLLDDPDVATRFDQMEITIQKLTQQLSQLEHNTGAGSTYVRWGRSICSGDSTELVYSGYAAGQLYLHTSFTNRHGGPSNLLCMPGDPELTNISGNGTSLLYGAEYQENILKPDAHDEDVPCAVCRNTKTQNTLMIPGRKSCYSGWQKEYQGLVVSGHLAYSASSYLCLDKDPEYVPGGHVNNDGSLLYVTTTKCGSLPCPPYTNDKAINCVVCSK